A single Curtobacterium sp. MCSS17_015 DNA region contains:
- a CDS encoding glutamate--cysteine ligase encodes MRTMGVEEELLLIDRRTGRPVPVADQVLARAIAAGGPGDGGEVVGEMHREAIEVISRPHSSLAALGGQVLANRDFTESLASEAGAHAAPLATSPCPVDPHPTDSARYATIMQRYGTLPRRVLTSGLHVHVSVDSPEEGVAVLDQIRTWTPILIALCANSPFHDGVDTGHASWRSMLWNQWPSSGPMERFGSLARYRSVTEAMLGSGALLDPGMLYLDARLSRNHPTVEVRVADVPLDPGTTVTVAGLVRALVDTAARDAAAGREAPLTPACAVRLANWRAALEGLDGCLVDPTTERPAPARDVVMLLLSHVLPALVANGDDQLVERGIADLFTLGTGAARQRAARRPAAAGAPDDLGHVALATARTNPGTRTHLDAARPRTTIGRTTP; translated from the coding sequence ATGCGCACCATGGGAGTCGAAGAAGAGCTGCTGCTCATCGACCGGAGGACGGGCCGCCCGGTCCCGGTCGCCGACCAGGTCCTCGCCCGCGCCATCGCCGCCGGTGGCCCCGGTGACGGCGGCGAGGTCGTCGGCGAGATGCACCGCGAGGCCATCGAGGTCATCAGCCGGCCGCACTCGTCCCTCGCCGCCCTCGGCGGGCAGGTGCTCGCGAACCGCGACTTCACCGAGTCGCTCGCCTCGGAGGCCGGGGCGCACGCCGCCCCCCTCGCCACGTCCCCGTGCCCGGTGGATCCCCATCCGACGGACTCGGCGCGGTACGCGACGATCATGCAGCGGTACGGGACGCTGCCCCGGCGCGTGCTCACCTCGGGACTGCACGTGCACGTGTCGGTGGACTCCCCCGAGGAGGGCGTGGCCGTCCTCGACCAGATCCGGACGTGGACGCCGATCCTGATCGCCCTCTGCGCGAACTCCCCGTTCCACGACGGCGTCGACACCGGGCACGCGAGTTGGCGGTCGATGCTCTGGAACCAGTGGCCGTCCTCCGGGCCGATGGAACGGTTCGGCTCGTTGGCCCGGTACCGGTCCGTCACCGAGGCGATGCTCGGGAGCGGCGCACTGCTCGACCCGGGGATGCTGTACCTCGACGCTCGGCTCTCGCGGAACCACCCGACCGTCGAGGTCCGGGTGGCCGACGTGCCGCTCGACCCGGGGACGACGGTCACGGTCGCCGGCCTGGTCCGCGCCCTCGTCGACACCGCGGCCCGCGACGCGGCCGCCGGACGGGAGGCTCCGCTCACCCCCGCCTGCGCCGTGCGGCTGGCGAACTGGCGGGCGGCCCTCGAGGGGCTGGACGGGTGCCTCGTCGACCCGACGACCGAACGCCCGGCCCCGGCGCGCGACGTCGTGATGCTGCTGCTGTCGCACGTCCTGCCGGCACTCGTCGCGAACGGCGACGACCAGCTCGTCGAGCGTGGCATCGCCGACCTCTTCACGCTGGGCACGGGAGCGGCACGGCAGCGTGCAGCCCGACGACCAGCCGCCGCCGGGGCGCCCGACGACCTCGGCCACGTCGCGCTCGCGACGGCCCGCACGAACCCGGGCACACGCACCCACCTCGATGCCGCACGCCCGCGGACCACGATCGGACGGACCACGCCGTGA